The Desulfuromonas sp. TF nucleotide sequence GGTCCGATGGAAACCCGCCTCCCAGTCCTCCTCGCTCATCTCCTCCCCGTCGGGGCGCAGCCAGGTGATATCCTTGATCTCCGAGCCGTGTACCGGCCGCCCCTGGAAAAAGCGGCGCCGGCGGAAGACGGGATGGCCCGCTTTCAGTTCGATCAGCCGACGGGTGTAGGCGAGGAGCTCCTGCGCCTCGTCATCGAGGTTCCAGCCAAACCAGTTGAGTTCATTGTCCTGGCAGTAGGTATTGTTGTTCCCCTGCTTGGTCCGGCCTAATTCGTCTCCTCCCAGGAGCATCGGCACCCCCTGAGAGAGCATGAGGGTGGCGAGAAAATTGCGAATCTGGCGCACTCTCAGCCGCTTGATGTCGGGATCTTCCGTCGGTCCCTCGACGCCGCAGTTCCAGCTCATGTCGTGATCCGAACCGTCGCGGTTTTCCTCCTGGTTTGCCTCATTGTGCTTGTGATCGTAGCTTACCAAGTCCCGCAGGGTAAAGCCGTCGTGGGCGGTGATGAAGTTGACGCTGGCATAGGGCTTTCGCCCCGTCTCCTGATAGAGGTCGCTCGAACCGGATAGGCGGTAGGCCACCTCCGCCACCCCGCTCTCATCCCCTTTCCAGAAAGTGCGCACGGTATCCCGGTACTTGCCGTTCCACTCGGCCCACAGCGGCGGGAACTTCCCCACCTGGTATCCTCCCGAGCCGAGATCCCAGGGCTCGGCGATGAGCTTGACCTGGGAGAGGACCGGGTCCTGGTGGATGATGTCGAAAAAGGCGGAGAGATAGTTCACCTCCATCAACTCCCGGGCCAACGCGGCGGCGAGATCGAAGCGGAAGCCGTCGATGTGCATCTCCAGGACCCAGTAGCGCAGGCTGTCCATGATGAATTGGGTCACTTGGGGATGGGCCATGTTCAGGCCGTTGCTGCATCCGGTAAAATCCATGTAGAAGCGCTTGTCCTTGGGACTGAGCTGGTAGTAGGAGAGGTTGTCCAGCCCCCGGAAGGAGAGGGTCGGCCCCATATGGTTCCCCTCGGCGGTGTGATTGTAGACCACATCCAGGATGACCTCGATCCCGGCCTTGTGCAGCTGCTTGACCATCCATCGGAACTCGTTGACCTGCTCCCCCCGTCCGCTGCCCGTGCCGTAACGACTATCCGGGGCGAAGAAGCCGATGGTGTTGTACCCCCAGTGGTTGACCAGCCCCTTGTCCCTGAGCATCCATTCGTCGACATGATGATGCACCGGCAGGAGCTCCACCGCCGTGATCCCCAGACCGGTGAAATAGTCGATCATGGCCGAAGAGGCGAGGCCGGCGTAGGTCCCCCGCTGGTCGGCATCGACCCCGGGGTGGCGAATGGTGGCGTCCTTGACGTGGACCTCGTAGATGACCGACTGGCTCCACGGAGTCTTCGGCGGCCGATCGCCCTCCCAGTCGAAAAAGGGATTGGTCACCACGCACTTGGGAAGAAAGGGTCCCGAATCACGGCTGTCCAGAGCGAAGTCCTCCTCCGGACCGCCCAAGGGGTAGGCGAAGAGCGCCTCGTTCCACTGGATACGGCCGGCGATCGCCTTGGCGTAAGGGTCGAGAAGGGCCTTGGCCGGATTGAACCGATGACCGGCGGACGGTTCGTAGGGACCGTGGGCCCGGTACAGATAGCATTTGGGCGGAATCACATCGGGGAGGTAGACGTGCCATATATAGCCGTTCCGGTGCTCCAGGGAGATCACCGCCTCGGGCTCTTCGGCACTTTCGGAGGGATATAGAAGCAGTTCGATTTTTTCGGCGTGTTCGGAAAAGACGGCAAAATTCGTCCCCTGTCCGTCCCAGGTGGCCCCGAGGGGATAGGATTTGCCGGGCCAGATCCTGTACTTGACCATGCCATTGCTCCTTCTGCGTTCCGCCTCGGATCTGATCATCGGAGCCGGTGCCCTGAGGTGTCTACCGGTGTCCCTTTAGCCATCCAAGAGCAAGCATAATTCCTGGCTTTGACCTGTCAATACCTCCTGTCCGTCGCTTGTCCGCGGGCATCCGCCGGTGCAGACCAGGTCAGGCGATTGACATTACCGGATTATGGTAGAAACTGTATTGATTACCAGATGTTAAAGTGCCCCCAGGAATCACTTTCAAAACTCCAGGAGGAAATCTCATGTCCGAGAAACTGACCGGCTCCTGCCTCTGCCGCGCTACCCTATACCGGATCAACGGCGAAATCCGCATGGCCGGAAACTGCCACTGCAACAAGTGCAAGAAAATAACCGGCGGCCCTTTTCAGTCCTTTGCCCTGGTCCGGGAGGAGGATTTCGAGTTCATCCAGGGAGCGGAAAGCCTGAGCACCTACCAGGTCTCCGACAACCTGGCAAAGCATTTCTGCCCCGCATGCGGCACCGCTCTTTTCAACCGCAACAAGATGGTCCCCGGCAAGCTCATCGTCCAGATCGGCACCCTTGACACCCCCGCCGCCGTTACCCCCGCCTACAATCTCCACTGCGAAAACATGCTCCCCTGGATCACCTCCATCGGGCAGATCCGGAGTTTCGAGAAGGGGTACGAAGAATAAGGTCGCAAGGGAGGAAAGGGGTGGCGACGCCGAGGGCGACCTGGGCAGTGGTTCGAGCAGTGTCAGTTCGCCGCGCGGCAGACCTTCGGCGAAGCGGCCCAAGATATGCCCGGCTCCGCCGCCGTCGCGGCTCGTCCTGGCCCGCTGGAGCGCTTCCACGGCTCGCCGGCAGCGGGCGCAGGCTGTCAGGTGGGCCTCGGCCTCGGCGGTGGCCGGCGCTACTCCGGAGCCAGTGTGGGCAAACCGACGGCGTACGGCCGCATCATCTCGTTGTCCTCGTGCTCGACGATGTGGCAGTGCCAGACGTACAGGCCCGGGATGTCGAATCGGGCCTTTACCGTGGTGATCTCGCCCGGGTAGGCGACCACGGTGTCCTTGAAGCCCGTCTCCCAGGGCTGGCGGCTTCCATTGGGACTGGGTGTTCCATCCAAAAGGGTCCGCGCGACCACCTCGAAGCGCACCAGGTGCAGGTGAATCGGATGGGCATCCGCGGTGAAGTTGTAGATGTCCCACTCCTCGACGGCACCTTCGGCCGGATTCTCCGTGACATGGACGGTTACATTGTTGCCGTTTTCGAGTTCCACCAGTTTCATCGCCACGTCCGGTCCGCCTGTGTCGGTCCATTTGAGCGGAATGCCTGTAGCACCCGTGCCGGAACCCGAAACCTGCCCCAACAGGGCCTCGGTGGGACCGAAAGGCACGACTTCGATCACGCCGGGTTCAGGATCAGGCATGTCGCAGGGAACCTGGCGGATCGGTACGACGAAGGCATCCTCTGCCACATCAAGAAGCACGCACACTTCCTCGGACTCCGCCTCGTTCAGCGATACATTGCGAGGGGTGGCGCGGGTGAGTGCCCCCAGGGGCCCCTCGGCGTTCAGCACCAGGTCCTGAGGCGCCGTGGCAGGGGTCTCGGTCCCGGGGTCGGTTCCTCCCCATCCGGTCAGTTCGGCGTCCACCACGAACTGCATCACCTGGCCGGTAGTGCCGGCATCGGCCTCCGGCTCGTCACCCGGGGTCGCATCCAGGCTGAAGCCGCCGAAGGGCTCATCCGGTCCGGTGTTGATCATGCGCACCACGGTTCCATCGCCAAGTCCGCTGAAGTCTACGATGACGTCGGCCCGCTCCGCCGGGCCCATGAGCAGCGCCTGATCCGGGTCCGGAGCCGGCACCCCCGCCGGGATCGTTCCGTCGCCCGGAAGTAGCGTGGCGAAGCCGGTCCTGACCTCCACCACGTTCGTCAGGAACCCCTGCTCGGCACCGATCTGGTAGAAGGGGATCTCTTCTCCGAGGATGTCGTCGCCGGTGCCCGTTTCGCCGTCGGGGCCCGGACCGGTCACGACGAACAGCGCCAGATTCAGAAAGCGCGAGTCGCACCCGTTCAGCAGGCGGAAGCGGTATCGGGCCTGGCCAACTTCCAGCTGGGGCCAGGAGACGCCGTTGACCACCATCACGTTGAAGAAAGCCTCAGGCTGCCAGTGCGGGAGGACGTCGGAGAAGGAGGCGAAGTCGATCTGCAGGCGACCATGACCACGGGTGATGCCTTCGAAGAAGGCCCGATACTTGGGATAGAACAGTCGGCCGTTGCGGTCGAAACTTCGGTCCTGGATGGCGACGGGGATTTCGCGAATGCCGTCCCGGGCTCCTCCGGGAACATTGAGGTCGAGAACACCCTGTCCCGCGACAGGGGCAGGCCCGGGCAGGACGGCCGCCTCGCCCGAGTCGTAAATTTCAGGCTGGTCGTAAGCACCTCCCCGGATCAGCCAGAAACCGGCCGGCCCGGCGTAAACGTTGAGGCGGGTCATCCCCAGGGTGTGATCGTGGTACCAAAGGGTGGTCGCCGGCTGATCATTCAGGTAACTGTAGTCGGCGTAGCCGGAATTGCCCGGGGACTGGCCCGTGGAATCGTCGAACAGCCTTCCTTCGGTGGCGTATCCCTCCGGGATGTTGTTGGCGGCTGGCAGCCACCATGCCTCCGGGTAGCCGTCGCTGTGCGGCTCCACATGGGCGCCGTGCAGGTGGGTCACGATGGGAACCGGCCCTTTGTAAACCTTGTCGCTGATCCCCGCGCAGTCGGTTCTCTCGGTTCCGTCCCTGCACTCCTGCGGGGGATTCGCCCAGTGCACCGTCTGGTCGACTGGGAGCAGGTGCTCCAGATACCTGCCATTCTTGTCCACCAGCCCGTTGATCCACCGCACATCGACCTGTGTACCCGAAACGGACTCGATGGTGTAGGCCGGATAGTTGAAACCGGAATCGGGGTTCGGAGCCACCTCAGGCAGGGGATCGTCTGCCGGTCCGTAGCTCCAGACGGTGGTGGCCTTGAATTTGTCATCGCGGCCGTTGATGGAGTTCCAGATCCCCCCCGGCAGAATCTGCTGCTTGAACTCCCTGACCGCGATATCGTAGCTGTCAGGACTCCCGTCGTTCTTCATCACCGGCGGGATGACCAGGGGCGTGACGTACTTGGGGATTTCGGTCGGGTCGAGCGTTCCGCCCGGCAGAGGCTCCGCGGAAACTCCGGCGCCGCAGAGAAGAACCAGAGCGATTCCCCCCGCTATGCCTGTTCGTAAGGTGCGCATAACCGCCTCCTTTCGCCTCGATGCCTTTTCTCGTTCTCGTGACTCCTTTCCTGGTTGCGTTTGATTTTACAATAATGGGGAAAACAGCGATTGCAAGAAGTTATTTGGAATTCGCTAATCCTGTATAGATACTAATACAGAGTTCGTGGAGGGGGGTTCACCCCGCCTACAATCTCCACTGCGAAAACATGCTCCCCTGGGTCACCGCCATCGGCGAGATCAAAAGCTTTCAGAGGGGTATGGGGAATAAGTCCCTACTGGGGATCGTGTAGTTTCCCCAACCATTCCCCCTCACACCTCCGCTCCTTATTCTGCGCTATACTGGTGAAAACAAACATTTTTCCTGTGACCGCAGGAGGAGACGGGAGACAGGCATGGCACTCTACGAATTCGAAGGCAAGCAGCCCCGGATCGGAGCGGGGTCCTTCGTCCCCGAGTCTGCGGATGTCATCGGCGACGTGACCATCGGGGAAAAGTGTTTCATCGGAGTCGGGGCGCGCATTCGCGGCGATTACGGCACCATCGTCATCGGCAACGGCACGTCGGTGCAGGAGAACGTGGTCATCCACGCCCGGGAGGGGGACCGCACCGTCGTCGGCGACCAGGTCCAGCTAGGCCACGGCTGCATCCTCCACAACTGCACCGTGGCGGACAACGCGGTCATCGGGGTCGGGGCCATCATCTCGGACTACGCGAAAGTGGGCAACTGGGCCATCATCGGCGAGGGGGCGGTGGTGCGGGGAGACATCCCCGACGGCGCAGTTGCGGTGGGGATCCCGGCCAAAGTGGTCGGCAAGGTGACCGACGAGCACAAACGGGAGTGGCTCCATTACAAGCGGCTCTACGCAGACCTGGCCAGCGAGCGCTATCCCCGCGGCTTCCGACGGATCGGATAGCAGGCCGATCGGCCTGAGAAAGGGGATGTTTCCAGGATGCTAGAGCGCCCCCTCAGAATCATAACGGCGGTGGCTGCCTACGACGGCCACGATGCCTCGGTGCTGGCGTTGAACCGTGCCCTGCTTGCCGGCCCGCGTCCGGTGGAGGTCATCTACCTCGGCTTCAACATGACCGGCGAACAGATCGCCGCCGCGGCGCTGCAGGAGGGAGCCGATGCGGTGGCGGTCAGCTCCTACAACGGCGGCCACCTGCAGTTTTTCCCTCACTTGGTGCGACTCCTCAAGGAGAAGGGAATCCCCCATGTCCTGGTCTTCGGAGGCGGAGGCGGCACCATTCTGTCCGTGGATGCCGCCACCCTGGAGGCCGAAGGCGTCGAGAAGATCTACGGACCCGGCTGGCCGCTCGATGCCATCGCCGCCGACCTGATGGAGCGGACCGTTCGGAACCGGGTCGAGCCCGCAACTCCTGATCCCCCTCTTCCTTCTGACCGGCCCCTCGAGCCGCCAGCCCTGAGCCGCCTTCTGGATGTGGCCGGGAGGGAGGGCGACCGCGGGCTGGAGCCCTGGCGCAACTGGCTGGACGCCAGGGGCGGCGGCGCAAGGGTGGTGGCCGTTGCCGGAGACGGCGGCAGCGGCAAGAGCACCCTCATCGACGAAGTGGTCCGCCGCTTTCTCGACACCGCCCCGGGTAAAAGGCTCGCCATACTCGCCAACGACCCCACCACCCGCAGCGGCGAGATCCCCACCGCCTTTCTCGCCGACCGGGTGCGCATGAACAACATCTACCACGAGCGCGTCTGGCTGCGCAGCGTCGCCACCGGCACTCCCTACGCTCCCTTGAGCCCTTTCCTGCCGCCGATGCTGCGGGTGCTGAGGGCCGCCGGCTTCGATCTGCTGCTGGTGGAAACGCCGGGGACCTCCCAGACCGGCCTCGACCCGGGAGCCCTGAAGGCCGATCTGCTGGTCTGCGTCAAGACCCGGGAATACGGCAGTGCCCTGCAGCTGCAGAAGGACCAGCTGCTGCGCGACGCCGACCTGGTGGTGCTGAACAAGGCTGATCTTCAAGGGACCGAAGGAGCCTTCGGCGAGATGGATGCGGTGCTGAGGGACCTGGGGAAAACCGGGGCGCTCTTCCCGGCGACCGCCAAGGCCGCCCGAGACCCGGGGATCGACCGGCTCTTTGCCGAGATCTGCCGACGCCTGGGCTGGCACGCGCCGGAAACGGCAGCCGAAAACGATATCTTCCGCTACGCCGGACACCATGTCCTGGTCCCCCACCGCCGCCGCGCCTACCTGGCGGAGATTGCCGGCCGGGTGCGGGAGTATGACCGCTGGACGGCCGATCAGCTCGCCGAAATCCGCCGCAATCCCGGCGATCCTTCCCGGCTCGACCCGCGATGCCGGCAGCTGCTCGAGGAGTGGCCGCGGCAGTGGCGGGAACTCTCCCGGCAGGCGGCGCTGCGGCTGGGAATGGAGCCGGCGGTGGAGACCCCCAACGGGCTGAAGCTGCCGCGGGTGGCGCTCCCCGACCCGGAGGATCGGGCCGAGAGCCTGCGTTTCCTCCTCGCGGAAGGGCTGCCCGGAAGCTTCCCCTTCGCCACCGGCCTCTATCCCTACCGGCCGGTATCCGCCGGCGAGACCACCCGTCAGTTCGCCGGCCTGCGGGGCCCCGAGGAAACCAACCGCCGCCTGCACCTGCTGGCGCGCGGGGTGGCCCGGCCCCGGCTCTCCATCGCTTTCGACGGCATCACCCTCTACGGCGCCGACAGCGACGACGATCCCGGCAGTGTCGGCAAGATCGGCGAAGGGGGCGTGGCCATCGACACCTGGGAAGACATGAAGCTCGTCCTCGAAGGGTTCTCCATCCCCGACATCAGCACCTCGATGACCATCAACGGTCCGGCGCCGGTGATGCTCGCCATGTATTTCACCGCCGCCATCGAGATCGAACGCGAGCGCGCGGAAGAGGCGAAAGGCGCCCCGTTGACGGAGACCGAACGGGAGGAACTGCGCCTGAAGACCCTGCGCGCCCTGCGCGGCACGGTGCAGGCCGACATCCTCAAGGAGGTCCAGGCCCAGAACGAAAGCATCTTCCAGACCGATTTCGCGGTGAAACTGCTCGGCGACGTCCAGCAGTGGTTCATCGACCAGGAGGTGCGCAAGTTCTACTCCCTGAGCGTTTCCGGCTACCACATCGGCGAAGCCGGAGCCACGCCGGTGCAGGAACTCGCCTTCACCCTGGCGAACGGATTCACCTACGTAGAGAATTTTCTCGCCCGGGGGATGCCGATCGACGACTTCGCCCCCAGCCTCTCCTTCTTCTTCAAGGTCTCCCACGAGGCCGAATGGCTCGCCTACGGGGCGGTCTGCCGCAAGATCTGGGCGATCGCCCTGCGGGACATTTACGGGGGCTGCGAGCGATCGCAGATGTTCAAGTTCCACACCCAGACCTCGGGGCGCGCCCTCCAGGCCGAGGAATGGGACACTCTCAACCCGGTGAGGCTGACGTACCACGCGCTGCTGGGGCTGCTGGCCAACACCAACTCGCTGCACGTCGACTCGGCCGACGAGCCGATGACCACCCCCGGTGAGAAGTGGGTGCGCCAGGCGACCATGATCCCCAATTACCTGCGCGAGGAGGCCGAGGCCTTCGTCATCCAGAATCTCCTCTCCGGTTCCTATGCCTTTCGCGCCCTGATGGAGGAGGTGCAGACCGGAGTGCTCGAGGAATTCGACCGCCTCGATCAGCTGGGCGGCGTCGGCCCGGCGACGGAGCAGGGCTACCAGCGCCGCTGCATCGCCGAGAATTCGGCCCGCTACGAACGGGAGCGGCGGCGCTCGGTCGGAGAGAATTCCCCTCCGCCGCGCCGCCGGGTGATCGGCTACAACGTCCACGAACTCCCCGAGGGTCACCCCGACAAGCACCCGCCCGTGGCCGAAGTGGTCCGTCCCGGCCCCTCCGACCGGGAGCGGCAGCTGGCCCGGGTCAAGGCCTTCAAGGAGCGCCACCGCGAGGACGCCCCCGTTTATCTGGCGCGATTGAAGGAGGTGGCGCGGACGGAAGGGAACGTCTTCGGCGAGCTGCTGGAAACCGTGCGCCACGCGACCCTTGGACAGATTACTCGAACCCTGGCCGAGGTCGGAGGGGCGTATCGGAAGATGGTTTGAGGGCAGTGATCGGTGATCGGTGATCGGTGATCCGTGATCGGTGATCCGTGATCCGTATTCCAAGGAATGACCATGAAACGCGGAACGAAACCGGCGAAGATCGACCGATTGGAACCGAAGGTGCGCCGGGGGCTGATCGTGGTCATCACCGGCAACGGCAAGGGGAAGACCACCTCGGCGCTGGGGATGGCGCTGCGCGCCTGCGGGCACGGGATGAGGGTCTGCATCATCCAGTTCATGAAGGGGGATCTCTATGCCGGGGAGTGGGACGGGGTCAAGCAGATGAACTGCGACATCGAGCTGGTCGCCACCGGCAAGGGGTTCTGCGGCATCCAGGGGAATCCCTACCCGTGGGAGGAGCACCGCGCCAACGCCCAGGACGCCATCGACCTGGCCCGGGAGAAGATCGCCTCAGGAGGCTGCGACCTGCTGATCCTTGACGAGATCAACAACGCCCTCAAGCTCAAGCTGGTCGACCTCGAACAGGTCCTCGACCTGCTGCGCAACAAGCCCCCCCTCCTCCACCTCGTCCTCACCGGCCGCGACGCCCACCCCGAGGTCGTCGAGATCGCCGACACGGTCAGCGAGGTGCGGGAGATCAAGCACGCCTACCGCAAGGACATCGAACCCCAGCCCGGGGTCGATTACTGAGCCATCCAACTCAATGCCAGCAATGAAATCCTGCCTGCGGCATCGACCACCTTCATTAAGTCATTGAAAAATAATTGTTTTTACGTATTGACAGATGCAAACAAAGGGATACAAGTATGGAACGTTTTCCTTTTAACGGTAGAGACAACCCTTTGTTGGAGGATAGTATGAAAAGGATTCGAAGGAACCTGAAGAGAAGGAACCTCTTCCGCGATTCCCTGCCGACCGCCATGCTGGCCCTGCTTCTTGCCGCCTGCGGCGGAGGCGGCAGCAGTGACAACGGAGCTGCTCCGGTCACCCCCACACCCACGACCATTGCCGAGGCTCCGCCGGCGACTGCCCGGACGGTCGTCGGCACGATCGACACAGCTGGGGCGCAGCCGCAGGCCGTTGCTCCGGGGACATCCCTCACCCTGGATGACGGTTCCGCCGCCATCCCCCTCGACGCGCAGGGGCGTTTCGAGATTCACAACGTCCAGGACGGCAGCCACTCCCTGTTCCTCCATCACCCTGACGGAACAACGGTAGAAATCCCCTTCCAGATGCTCGAAGGCCGCAGCCTCTCGCTCGGCACCGTCCGAGTCGGCAACGGCTCCTTCGAACACACCGGCTTCAACGGCTTCCGCTTCGGATTCGTCGATGACAACGGCGACGGGATTAATGACATGTTCATCGACGCCAACGGAGACGGAATCTGCGATGGCGCCGGACTCTACGCCGGCTATCCATTTTTCATGGAACATGGCTTTGCCGACGGTAACGGCGACGGGATCAACGACCGCTTCCGCGACGCCGACGGCGACGGAATGAACGATGTCGACGGCATGCCGTACGGCCCCGGCTTCGGCTTCGTCGACGCGGACGGCGACGGCATCCACGATGACACGGGCATGCCCTTCCGCCACCCCTTCGGATTTGCCGACGCCGACGGCGACGGGATCAACGACCACTTCCGCGACGCCGACGGCGACGGCTTAAACGATCTCACGGGCGTTCCGTTCATCGNNNNNNNNNNNNNNNNNNNNNCTTAAACGATCTCACGGGCGTTCCGTTCATCGCCATGCCCGGGTGGGTCGACCTGAACGGCGACGGAGTATGCGACTTTTTCACCGATGCCGACGGCGACGGAATCAACGA carries:
- the glgX gene encoding glycogen debranching protein GlgX, with amino-acid sequence MVKYRIWPGKSYPLGATWDGQGTNFAVFSEHAEKIELLLYPSESAEEPEAVISLEHRNGYIWHVYLPDVIPPKCYLYRAHGPYEPSAGHRFNPAKALLDPYAKAIAGRIQWNEALFAYPLGGPEEDFALDSRDSGPFLPKCVVTNPFFDWEGDRPPKTPWSQSVIYEVHVKDATIRHPGVDADQRGTYAGLASSAMIDYFTGLGITAVELLPVHHHVDEWMLRDKGLVNHWGYNTIGFFAPDSRYGTGSGRGEQVNEFRWMVKQLHKAGIEVILDVVYNHTAEGNHMGPTLSFRGLDNLSYYQLSPKDKRFYMDFTGCSNGLNMAHPQVTQFIMDSLRYWVLEMHIDGFRFDLAAALARELMEVNYLSAFFDIIHQDPVLSQVKLIAEPWDLGSGGYQVGKFPPLWAEWNGKYRDTVRTFWKGDESGVAEVAYRLSGSSDLYQETGRKPYASVNFITAHDGFTLRDLVSYDHKHNEANQEENRDGSDHDMSWNCGVEGPTEDPDIKRLRVRQIRNFLATLMLSQGVPMLLGGDELGRTKQGNNNTYCQDNELNWFGWNLDDEAQELLAYTRRLIELKAGHPVFRRRRFFQGRPVHGSEIKDITWLRPDGEEMSEEDWEAGFHRTIGVRLAGEALGEVDDLGQPIVDDTFVLLLNAWWEDIDFRLPPSEEPWGRVLDTFESDPFADGSTRGEGIYLLRGRSLALFSIPRPADTLL
- a CDS encoding GFA family protein, yielding MSEKLTGSCLCRATLYRINGEIRMAGNCHCNKCKKITGGPFQSFALVREEDFEFIQGAESLSTYQVSDNLAKHFCPACGTALFNRNKMVPGKLIVQIGTLDTPAAVTPAYNLHCENMLPWITSIGQIRSFEKGYEE
- a CDS encoding multicopper oxidase family protein, which encodes MRTLRTGIAGGIALVLLCGAGVSAEPLPGGTLDPTEIPKYVTPLVIPPVMKNDGSPDSYDIAVREFKQQILPGGIWNSINGRDDKFKATTVWSYGPADDPLPEVAPNPDSGFNYPAYTIESVSGTQVDVRWINGLVDKNGRYLEHLLPVDQTVHWANPPQECRDGTERTDCAGISDKVYKGPVPIVTHLHGAHVEPHSDGYPEAWWLPAANNIPEGYATEGRLFDDSTGQSPGNSGYADYSYLNDQPATTLWYHDHTLGMTRLNVYAGPAGFWLIRGGAYDQPEIYDSGEAAVLPGPAPVAGQGVLDLNVPGGARDGIREIPVAIQDRSFDRNGRLFYPKYRAFFEGITRGHGRLQIDFASFSDVLPHWQPEAFFNVMVVNGVSWPQLEVGQARYRFRLLNGCDSRFLNLALFVVTGPGPDGETGTGDDILGEEIPFYQIGAEQGFLTNVVEVRTGFATLLPGDGTIPAGVPAPDPDQALLMGPAERADVIVDFSGLGDGTVVRMINTGPDEPFGGFSLDATPGDEPEADAGTTGQVMQFVVDAELTGWGGTDPGTETPATAPQDLVLNAEGPLGALTRATPRNVSLNEAESEEVCVLLDVAEDAFVVPIRQVPCDMPDPEPGVIEVVPFGPTEALLGQVSGSGTGATGIPLKWTDTGGPDVAMKLVELENGNNVTVHVTENPAEGAVEEWDIYNFTADAHPIHLHLVRFEVVARTLLDGTPSPNGSRQPWETGFKDTVVAYPGEITTVKARFDIPGLYVWHCHIVEHEDNEMMRPYAVGLPTLAPE
- a CDS encoding gamma carbonic anhydrase family protein, which produces MALYEFEGKQPRIGAGSFVPESADVIGDVTIGEKCFIGVGARIRGDYGTIVIGNGTSVQENVVIHAREGDRTVVGDQVQLGHGCILHNCTVADNAVIGVGAIISDYAKVGNWAIIGEGAVVRGDIPDGAVAVGIPAKVVGKVTDEHKREWLHYKRLYADLASERYPRGFRRIG
- a CDS encoding methylmalonyl-CoA mutase family protein, with product MLERPLRIITAVAAYDGHDASVLALNRALLAGPRPVEVIYLGFNMTGEQIAAAALQEGADAVAVSSYNGGHLQFFPHLVRLLKEKGIPHVLVFGGGGGTILSVDAATLEAEGVEKIYGPGWPLDAIAADLMERTVRNRVEPATPDPPLPSDRPLEPPALSRLLDVAGREGDRGLEPWRNWLDARGGGARVVAVAGDGGSGKSTLIDEVVRRFLDTAPGKRLAILANDPTTRSGEIPTAFLADRVRMNNIYHERVWLRSVATGTPYAPLSPFLPPMLRVLRAAGFDLLLVETPGTSQTGLDPGALKADLLVCVKTREYGSALQLQKDQLLRDADLVVLNKADLQGTEGAFGEMDAVLRDLGKTGALFPATAKAARDPGIDRLFAEICRRLGWHAPETAAENDIFRYAGHHVLVPHRRRAYLAEIAGRVREYDRWTADQLAEIRRNPGDPSRLDPRCRQLLEEWPRQWRELSRQAALRLGMEPAVETPNGLKLPRVALPDPEDRAESLRFLLAEGLPGSFPFATGLYPYRPVSAGETTRQFAGLRGPEETNRRLHLLARGVARPRLSIAFDGITLYGADSDDDPGSVGKIGEGGVAIDTWEDMKLVLEGFSIPDISTSMTINGPAPVMLAMYFTAAIEIERERAEEAKGAPLTETEREELRLKTLRALRGTVQADILKEVQAQNESIFQTDFAVKLLGDVQQWFIDQEVRKFYSLSVSGYHIGEAGATPVQELAFTLANGFTYVENFLARGMPIDDFAPSLSFFFKVSHEAEWLAYGAVCRKIWAIALRDIYGGCERSQMFKFHTQTSGRALQAEEWDTLNPVRLTYHALLGLLANTNSLHVDSADEPMTTPGEKWVRQATMIPNYLREEAEAFVIQNLLSGSYAFRALMEEVQTGVLEEFDRLDQLGGVGPATEQGYQRRCIAENSARYERERRRSVGENSPPPRRRVIGYNVHELPEGHPDKHPPVAEVVRPGPSDRERQLARVKAFKERHREDAPVYLARLKEVARTEGNVFGELLETVRHATLGQITRTLAEVGGAYRKMV
- the cobO gene encoding cob(I)yrinic acid a,c-diamide adenosyltransferase, which encodes MKRGTKPAKIDRLEPKVRRGLIVVITGNGKGKTTSALGMALRACGHGMRVCIIQFMKGDLYAGEWDGVKQMNCDIELVATGKGFCGIQGNPYPWEEHRANAQDAIDLAREKIASGGCDLLILDEINNALKLKLVDLEQVLDLLRNKPPLLHLVLTGRDAHPEVVEIADTVSEVREIKHAYRKDIEPQPGVDY